In Citrus sinensis cultivar Valencia sweet orange chromosome 2, DVS_A1.0, whole genome shotgun sequence, a single genomic region encodes these proteins:
- the LOC102621851 gene encoding histone H3.2 has translation MARTKQTARKSTGGKAPRKQLATKAARKSAPATGGVKKPHRFRPGTVALREIRKYQKSTELLIRKLPFQRLVREIAQDFKTDLRFQSSAVAALQEAAEAYLVGLFEDTNLCAIHAKRVTIMPKDIQLARRIRGERA, from the coding sequence ATGGCTCGTACCAAGCAGACGGCAAGGAAGTCCACGGGAGGGAAGGCGCCACGTAAGCAGCTGGCGACAAAGGCGGCTCGGAAGTCGGCGCCAGCGACGGGAGGAGTGAAGAAGCCTCACCGTTTTAGGCCAGGAACCGTGGCTTTAAGAGAAATTAGGAAGTACCAGAAGAGCACTGAGCTTTTGATAAGGAAGCTTCCGTTCCAGAGGCTCGTGAGAGAAATCGCTCAGGATTTTAAGACCGATCTGAGGTTCCAGAGCAGCGCCGTTGCGGCTCTTCAAGAAGCTGCTGAGGCTTATCTTGTGGGTCTCTTTGAAGATACCAATCTCTGCGCCATTCATGCTAAGAGGGTCACTATCATGCCCAAAGATATTCAGCTTGCTAGGAGGATCAGAGGAGAGAGAGCTTAG